A region from the Salvia splendens isolate huo1 chromosome 15, SspV2, whole genome shotgun sequence genome encodes:
- the LOC121766641 gene encoding potassium channel AKT2/3-like, whose translation MCETPIPHFAACLAYLLAVQYPDEGNTWIGSAIPNFKETSLWIRYISALYWSTTTMTTVGYGDIHAQNTLEMAFIICYMLFSFGLTAYIIGNMTDLVVEGTRRTMEFIARKLPIFVQRSSIEAASSFVMRNRLPPRLKDQILAYMCLRFKAESLNQNQLIQQLPKTLCKSIQHHLFLPTIQGVYLFKGVSTEILMLLVADMKAEYIPPREDVIIQKEAPDDVYIIVSGEVEMIDCELEKENVVWEFSSGGMFGEVGAFCSTPQSFTYRTKTLSQMLRLKTSSLVEAMKTRQEDNVIMLKNFLQHHKKLKDLRLGDLFMDEEVDGDVNMSINLVTVAGTGNAAFLNELLKAGLDPDVGDSKGKTPLHIAASKGHEECVVVLLKHACSLHLRDLEGNTALWESIAAKHHSIFKILYHWASISDPFIAGDLLCTAAKRNDVGVMKELLKHGLYVDSKDVHGLTAIQVATTENHLDIVQLLVMNGSQVDETIMNMIPPVNLNDMLQKREIGHCIVMSDTTEEDDSHKKTKEEERLVLPLRVSIYRGHTANRSTTNHPGKLVRMPSTLDELKTIAGQKFGFDATNALVTNEEGAEIDSIQVIRDNDKLFIVETES comes from the exons ATGTGCGAGACTCCTATTC CACATTTTGCGGCATGCTTGGCATACTTGCTGGCTGTGCAGTATCCAGACGAAGGCAACACGTGGATCGGGTCAGCTATACCGAACTTCAAAGAGACGAGCCTCTGGATTCGATACATCTCGGCCTTATACTGGTCGACCACCACCATGACCACTGTCGGCTATGGCGACATCCACGCTCAGAACACCTTAGAGATGGCTTTCATCATATGTTACATGCTCTTCAGCTTTGGCCTCACTGCTTACATCATTGGCAACATGACCGACTTGGTCGTTGAGGGCACCCGTCGAACCATGGAATTC ATTGCACGCAAGTTACCAATATTTGTGCAGAGAAGTAGCATCGAAGCTGCATCAAGTTTTGTGATGCGGAATCGTCTGCCTCCTCGGTTGAAAGACCAGATTCTGGCTTACATGTGCCTCCGATTCAAAGCCGAGAGCTTGAACCAGAACCAACTCATACAACAGCTCCCCAAAACCTTATGCAAAAGCATCCAACACCACCTCTTCTTACCAACCATACAAGGGGTCTATCTCTTCAAGGGCGTCTCCACAGAAATCCTCATGCTTCTGGTAGCAGACATGAAAGCAGAGTACATCCCACCGCGAGAGGATGTTATAATACAGAAAGAGGCTCCTGACGACGTCTACATTATCGTGTCTGGGGAAGTAGAGATGATTGACTGCGAATTGGAGAAAGAAAACGTTGTTTGGGAGTTCAGTTCGGGTGGCATGTTTGGTGAAGTCGGAGCGTTCTGCTCAACGCCTCAGAGCTTCACATATCGCACCAAGACGCTCTCGCAGATGCTGAGGCTCAAAACTTCGTCTCTGGTTGAAGCAATGAAGACGAGACAGGAGGATAATGTCATCATGCTCAAGAACTTCCTTCAGCATCACAAGAAGCTTAAAGATTTGCGGTTGGGGGATTTGTTCATGGATGAAGAGGTGGATGGTGATGTGAACATGTCGATCAACTTGGTGACTGTGGCGGGAACGGGAAACGCTGCGTTTCTTAACGAGCTTCTGAAGGCCGGTCTTGACCCTGATGTTGGAGATTCTAAAGGGAAGACTCCATTG CATATAGCAGCGTCGAAAGGCCACGAAGAATGTGTAGTTGTTCTCCTCAAACATGCTTGCAGCTTACACCTAAGAG ATTTGGAAGGAAACACAGCGCTATGGGAATCTATTGCAGCAAAGCATCATTCAATATTCAAGATCCTCTACCACTGGGCTTCCATCTCTGATCCATTCATAGCCGGCGATCTCCTCTGCACAGCAGCCAAACGAAACGACGTGGGAGTGATGAAGGAGCTGCTGAAACACGGGTTATACGTTGATTCAAAGGATGTGCATGGGCTAACTGCTATCCAAGTGGCGACGACAGAGAACCATTTAGACATAGTGCAGCTTCTAGTGATGAACGGGTCCCAAGTCGACGAAACCATCATGAATATGATTCCACCGGTAAATTTGAACGATATGCTGCAGAAGAGGGAGATAGGCCACTGCATAGTTATGTCTGACACCACTGAAGAAGATGATAGCCACAAGAAAACTAAAGAAGAGGAACGGTTAGTACTCCCTTTGAGGGTTAGCATCTACCGAGGCCATACGGCCAATCGGAGCACTACTAATCACCCTGGTAAATTGGTGAGAATGCCGAGTACATTAGATGAGCTCAAGACCATTGCAG GTCAGAAGTTTGGATTTGATGCTACAAATGCATTGGTGACTAATGAGGAAGGTGCTGAAATTGATTCCATTCAAGTGATAAGAGATAATGATAAACTGTTTATAGTTGAGACTGAGAGTTAG